In the Jatrophihabitans endophyticus genome, one interval contains:
- the rpsG gene encoding 30S ribosomal protein S7 — protein MPRKGPAPRRPLVIDPVYASPLVTQLVNKVLVGGKKSIAEGIVYGALEGTRDKTGADPVVTLKRALDNVKPALEVKSRRVGGATYQVPIEVKPGRSTTLALRWLVSYSRSRREKTMTERLMNEILDASNGLGASVKRREDTHKMAESNKAFAHYRW, from the coding sequence GTGCCTCGCAAGGGTCCCGCCCCGCGCCGTCCGCTCGTGATCGACCCGGTGTACGCCTCGCCGTTGGTCACCCAGCTGGTCAACAAGGTGCTCGTCGGCGGCAAGAAGTCCATCGCCGAGGGCATCGTCTACGGCGCCCTCGAGGGCACCCGCGACAAGACCGGCGCCGACCCGGTGGTCACGCTCAAGCGTGCGCTCGACAACGTCAAGCCCGCCCTCGAGGTGAAGAGCCGCCGCGTCGGTGGCGCCACCTACCAGGTGCCGATCGAGGTCAAGCCCGGCCGCAGCACCACGCTCGCGCTGCGCTGGCTGGTGAGCTACTCGCGCTCGCGGCGCGAGAAGACGATGACCGAGCGGCTGATGAACGAGATCCTCGACGCCAGCAACGGCCTGGGCGCCAGCGTCAAGCGTCGCGAGGACACCCACAAGATGGCCGAATCCAACAAGGCCTTCGCGCACTACCGCTGGTAG
- the rpsL gene encoding 30S ribosomal protein S12 has translation MPTIQQLVRKGREDKVDKTKTPALKGSPQRRGVCTRVYTTTPKKPNSALRKVARVRLTSQIEVTAYIPGVGHNLQEHSIVLVRGGRVKDLPGVRYKIIRGSLDTQGVRGRKQARSRYGAKKEKS, from the coding sequence ATGCCTACGATCCAGCAGCTGGTCCGCAAGGGCCGCGAGGACAAGGTCGACAAGACCAAGACGCCGGCGCTCAAGGGCTCCCCGCAGCGCCGCGGCGTGTGCACCCGCGTCTACACGACCACGCCGAAGAAGCCGAACTCTGCGCTGCGCAAGGTCGCCCGTGTGCGACTGACCAGCCAGATCGAGGTCACCGCCTACATCCCGGGTGTCGGCCACAACCTGCAGGAGCACTCGATCGTGCTCGTGCGCGGCGGTCGCGTGAAGGACCTCCCGGGCGTGCGCTACAAGATCATCCGCGGTTCGCTCGACACACAGGGCGTGCGCGGCCGCAAGCAGGCCCGCAGCCGCTACGGCGCGAAGAAGGAGAAGAGCTAG
- a CDS encoding GNAT family N-acetyltransferase, with protein sequence MAELWIRDATPADAAACAAIYAPYVTDTAITFELDAPDATVFATRITAAQDAHAWLVGETGGRVIGYAYAGRYKTRAAYRWACEVSVYLEPGLRRTGAGRALYEALFERLVARGYRTAVAGMTLPNPASEGLHHALGFETVGVYRRIGWKHGAWHDVEWTQRRLVDGDAGPSREPG encoded by the coding sequence GTGGCCGAGCTGTGGATCCGCGACGCGACACCCGCCGACGCCGCGGCCTGCGCCGCGATCTACGCACCCTACGTCACCGACACCGCGATCACCTTCGAGCTCGACGCCCCGGACGCGACGGTGTTCGCCACCCGCATCACGGCGGCGCAGGATGCCCACGCGTGGCTGGTGGGCGAGACGGGCGGCCGGGTGATCGGTTACGCCTACGCCGGCCGGTACAAGACCCGCGCCGCCTACCGGTGGGCGTGCGAGGTGAGCGTCTACCTGGAACCGGGGCTGCGCCGGACCGGCGCCGGGCGCGCGCTCTACGAGGCGCTGTTCGAGCGGCTGGTCGCGCGCGGCTACCGGACCGCCGTCGCCGGGATGACGCTGCCGAACCCGGCCAGTGAGGGCCTGCACCACGCGCTCGGCTTCGAGACGGTCGGCGTGTACCGGCGCATCGGCTGGAAGCACGGCGCCTGGCACGACGTCGAGTGGACGCAGCGCCGGCTCGTCGACGGCGACGCCGGCCCATCCCGCGAACCCGGCTGA
- a CDS encoding DNA-directed RNA polymerase subunit beta', which yields MLDVNVFDELRIGLANADDIRQWSHGEVKKPETINYRTLKPEKDGLFCEKIFGPTRDWECYCGKYKRVRFKGIICERCGVEVTRAKVRRERMGHIELAAPVTHIWYFKGVPSRLGYLLDLAPKDLEKIIYFAAYLITGVNDEERHRDLPTIEAEISAEKGVLEKKRDSDIDTRAKKLETDLAELEAEGAKSDVRRKVREGGEREMRQIRDRAQREIDRLDEVIDTFRKLEVKQLIGDELLYRELRDRFGDYFDGGMGAEALQTLLKNFDLDAEAELLRETIRSGKGQKKLRALKRLKVVASFLATTNSPQGMVLDCVPVIPPDLRPMVQLDGGRFATSDLNDLYRRVINRNNRLKRLIDLGAPEIIVNNEKRMLQESVDALFDNGRRGRPVTGPGNRPLKSLSDLLKGKQGRFRQNLLGKRVDYSGRSVIIVGPKLKLHQCGLPKGMALELFKPFVMKRLVDLSHAQNIKSAKRMVERARPVVWDVLEEVIREHPVLLNRAPTLHRLGIQAFEPQLVEGKAIQIHPLVCTAFNADFDGDQMAVHLPLSAEAQAEARILMLSTNNILKPADGRPVTMPTQDMILGLYHLTALKPEADGAGRVFGSPAEAIMARDTKTLNLQAPVKIRLGSVTSVDNGQGNAKWDAPEAWEAGQPAILETSLGRCLFNDALPADYRFVNYPVTKKELGQIVNDLAERYPKVVVANTLDALKAAGFHWATRSGITIAIDDVVTPPAKATILERYEGDAEKIEKQYQRGVITEEERRQELVEVWTKATSEVAKEMESNFPKANPVYIMVNSGARGNMMQMRQIAGMRGLVANPKGEIIPRPIKANFREGLSVLEYFIATHGARKGLADTALRTADSGYLTRRLVDVSQDVIIREEDCGTDRGLVMAIAAVQPDGTLLKDVHVETSVYARVLAEDITNGKTTVATAGTDLGDVLIDELVEAGISEVRVRSVLTCESSLGTCATCYGRSLATGKLVDVGEAVGIIAAQSIGEPGTQLTMRTFHTGGIAGDDITHGLPRVGELFEARVPKGMSPIAETSGRVRFEESDGSKGSSRRIVIIPDDGDEEKEYPITRRARPLVNDGDAVEAGTQLISGAVNPHDVLRIMGPREVQLHLVREVQEVYRSQGVAIHDKHIEVIIRQMLKRITVIESGATEFLPGSLVERTSFESENRRAVAEGNEPASGRPVLMGITKASLATESWLSAASFQETTRVLTDAAISAKSDSLVGLKENVIIGKLIPAGTGISRYRNVDVNPTEEARAAAFSMSGYDENDYYGFGNNTLGPAVPLDEFGYDDYR from the coding sequence TTGCTCGACGTCAACGTGTTCGACGAGCTGCGTATCGGCCTGGCCAACGCCGACGACATCCGGCAGTGGAGCCACGGCGAGGTCAAGAAGCCCGAGACCATCAACTACCGGACCCTGAAGCCGGAGAAGGACGGGCTGTTCTGCGAGAAGATCTTCGGTCCCACCCGGGACTGGGAGTGCTACTGCGGCAAGTACAAGCGGGTCCGCTTCAAGGGCATCATCTGCGAGCGTTGCGGCGTCGAGGTCACCCGGGCCAAGGTGCGCCGTGAGCGGATGGGTCACATCGAGCTGGCCGCGCCGGTCACCCACATCTGGTACTTCAAGGGCGTCCCGTCGCGCCTCGGCTACCTGCTCGACCTCGCGCCGAAGGATCTCGAGAAGATCATCTACTTCGCCGCGTACCTGATCACCGGCGTCAACGACGAGGAGCGTCACCGCGACCTCCCGACGATCGAGGCCGAGATCAGCGCCGAGAAGGGCGTGCTCGAGAAGAAGCGCGACTCCGACATCGACACGCGCGCCAAGAAGCTCGAGACCGACCTCGCCGAGCTCGAGGCCGAGGGCGCGAAGAGCGACGTCCGCCGCAAGGTCCGCGAGGGCGGCGAGCGCGAGATGCGCCAGATCCGCGACCGCGCGCAGCGTGAGATCGACCGTCTCGACGAGGTCATCGACACCTTCCGCAAGCTCGAGGTCAAGCAGCTCATCGGCGACGAGCTCCTCTACCGCGAGCTGCGCGACCGCTTCGGCGACTACTTCGACGGTGGCATGGGCGCCGAGGCGCTGCAGACGCTGCTGAAGAACTTCGACCTCGACGCCGAGGCCGAGCTGCTGCGCGAGACCATCCGCAGCGGCAAGGGCCAGAAGAAGCTGCGTGCGCTCAAGCGCCTCAAGGTCGTCGCCTCCTTCCTGGCGACCACCAACAGCCCGCAGGGCATGGTGCTCGACTGCGTGCCGGTCATCCCGCCGGACCTTCGCCCGATGGTGCAGCTCGACGGCGGCCGCTTCGCGACCTCCGACCTCAACGACCTGTACCGCCGCGTGATCAACCGCAACAACCGCCTCAAGCGACTGATCGACCTCGGCGCGCCCGAGATCATCGTCAACAACGAGAAGCGGATGCTGCAGGAGTCCGTCGACGCCCTGTTCGACAACGGCCGTCGTGGCCGTCCGGTCACCGGCCCGGGCAACCGGCCGCTGAAGTCGCTGTCGGACCTGCTCAAGGGCAAGCAGGGCCGGTTCCGCCAGAACCTGCTCGGCAAGCGCGTCGACTACTCCGGCCGTTCGGTGATCATCGTCGGCCCGAAGCTCAAGCTGCACCAGTGCGGCCTGCCCAAGGGCATGGCGCTGGAGCTGTTCAAGCCGTTCGTGATGAAGCGGCTCGTCGACCTCAGCCACGCGCAGAACATCAAGTCGGCGAAGCGCATGGTCGAGCGCGCGCGCCCGGTGGTGTGGGACGTCCTCGAAGAGGTCATCCGCGAGCACCCGGTGCTGCTCAACCGTGCGCCGACGCTGCACCGCCTCGGCATCCAGGCCTTCGAGCCGCAGCTGGTCGAGGGCAAGGCCATCCAGATCCACCCGCTCGTCTGCACCGCGTTCAACGCGGACTTCGACGGCGACCAGATGGCGGTGCACCTGCCGCTGTCGGCCGAGGCACAGGCCGAGGCCCGGATCCTGATGCTGTCGACGAACAACATCCTCAAGCCGGCCGACGGCCGGCCGGTCACGATGCCGACGCAGGACATGATCCTGGGGCTGTACCACCTCACGGCGCTCAAGCCCGAGGCGGACGGCGCCGGTCGTGTCTTCGGCTCGCCGGCCGAGGCGATCATGGCCCGCGACACGAAGACGCTGAACCTGCAGGCGCCGGTGAAGATCCGGCTCGGCAGCGTCACGTCGGTCGACAACGGCCAGGGCAACGCCAAGTGGGACGCTCCCGAGGCGTGGGAGGCCGGGCAGCCGGCGATCCTCGAGACCTCGCTCGGGCGCTGCCTGTTCAACGACGCCCTGCCCGCGGACTACCGCTTCGTCAACTACCCGGTGACGAAGAAGGAGCTCGGGCAGATCGTCAACGACCTGGCCGAGCGCTACCCCAAGGTCGTCGTGGCCAACACGCTCGACGCCCTCAAGGCGGCCGGCTTCCACTGGGCCACGCGCTCGGGCATCACGATCGCCATCGACGACGTCGTGACGCCGCCGGCCAAGGCCACCATCCTCGAGCGCTACGAGGGTGACGCCGAGAAGATCGAGAAGCAGTACCAGCGTGGTGTCATCACCGAGGAGGAGCGCCGGCAGGAGCTCGTCGAGGTGTGGACCAAGGCGACCAGCGAGGTCGCCAAGGAGATGGAGTCGAACTTCCCGAAGGCCAACCCGGTCTACATCATGGTCAACTCCGGCGCGCGCGGAAACATGATGCAGATGCGGCAGATCGCCGGTATGCGCGGTCTGGTGGCCAACCCGAAGGGCGAGATCATCCCGCGGCCCATCAAGGCGAACTTCCGCGAGGGCCTGTCGGTGCTGGAGTACTTCATCGCCACGCACGGTGCCCGCAAGGGCCTCGCCGACACGGCGCTGCGTACCGCCGACTCGGGCTACCTCACCCGGCGCCTGGTCGACGTCTCGCAGGACGTCATCATCCGTGAGGAGGACTGCGGCACCGACCGTGGCCTCGTCATGGCGATCGCGGCGGTCCAGCCCGACGGCACGCTGCTCAAGGACGTGCACGTCGAGACCTCGGTCTACGCGCGCGTCCTCGCCGAGGACATCACCAACGGCAAGACGACCGTCGCGACGGCCGGCACCGATCTCGGTGACGTCCTGATCGACGAGCTCGTCGAGGCCGGGATCAGCGAGGTCCGGGTCCGCTCGGTGCTGACCTGCGAGTCCTCGCTCGGCACCTGCGCTACCTGCTACGGCCGCTCGCTCGCGACCGGCAAGCTGGTGGACGTCGGTGAGGCCGTCGGCATCATCGCGGCGCAGTCGATCGGTGAGCCGGGCACCCAGCTGACCATGCGGACGTTCCACACCGGCGGCATCGCCGGTGACGACATCACGCACGGTCTGCCCCGTGTCGGCGAGCTGTTCGAGGCACGTGTGCCCAAGGGCATGTCGCCGATCGCGGAGACCTCGGGACGGGTCCGGTTCGAGGAGTCCGACGGCTCGAAGGGCTCGTCGCGGCGCATCGTGATCATCCCCGACGACGGTGACGAGGAGAAGGAGTACCCGATCACCCGGCGTGCTCGTCCGCTCGTCAACGACGGCGACGCGGTCGAGGCGGGCACCCAGCTCATCTCGGGCGCGGTGAACCCGCACGACGTGCTGCGGATCATGGGCCCGCGCGAGGTGCAGCTGCACCTGGTGCGTGAGGTCCAGGAGGTCTACCGCAGCCAGGGTGTCGCGATCCACGACAAGCACATCGAGGTGATCATCCGGCAGATGCTCAAGCGCATCACGGTGATCGAGTCGGGTGCGACCGAGTTCCTGCCCGGTTCGCTGGTCGAGCGCACGTCGTTCGAGAGCGAGAACCGGCGGGCCGTGGCCGAGGGCAACGAGCCGGCGTCCGGCCGTCCGGTGCTCATGGGCATCACCAAGGCCTCGCTGGCGACCGAGTCGTGGCTCTCGGCGGCGTCGTTCCAGGAGACGACCCGGGTGCTCACCGACGCCGCGATCTCCGCGAAGTCCGATTCGCTGGTCGGCCTCAAGGAGAACGTGATCATCGGCAAGCTGATCCCGGCCGGCACCGGCATCTCGCGGTACCGCAACGTCGACGTCAACCCGACCGAGGAGGCCCGCGCCGCGGCGTTCTCCATGTCCGGGTACGACGAGAACGACTACTACGGGTTCGGCAACAACACGCTCGGCCCGGCCGTCCCGCTCGACGAGTTCGGCTACGACGACTACCGCTAG